From the Variovorax paradoxus genome, the window ATCATCTCGAACCATCGCGACTTCTACCAGCTCGCGGCCAGCTACAACGTGCCGTTCCACCACATCCCGCTGACGGCCGCGACCAAGGCGCAGGCCGAGGCGAAGCAGCTCGAGATCATCGAGGCCGAAGGTGCCGAGCTGGTCGTGCTGGCGCGCTACATGCAGATCCTGAGCGACAACATGTGCCGCAACCTGTCGGGCCGCGCGATCAACATCCACCACTCGTTCCTGCCGAGCTTCAAGGGCGCCAAGCCCTACTACCAGGCGCACGACCGCGGGGTGAAACTGATCGGCGCCACCGCCCACTACGTGACGGCCGACCTCGACGAAGGCCCGATCATCGAGCAGGACGTGGCCCGCGCCGACCACACCGACACGGTCGAGGACCTCACGGCCCGCGGCCGCGACACCGAGAGCCAGGTGCTGGCGCGCGCGGTGAAGTGGCACAGCGAGCACCGCGTGCTGCTCAACGGCCATCGCACGGTCGTGTTTCGCTGAAATC encodes:
- the purU gene encoding formyltetrahydrofolate deformylase, which codes for MTTNTPAYILNLSCPDRTGIVHAVSGFLLERGANIEEAAQYNDHDTGLFFMRVRFACSAHSEASLRDELKTFAAGFGMTLQLHAAAQPMKTVILVSKEGHCLNDLLFRWKSGLLAIDVRAIISNHRDFYQLAASYNVPFHHIPLTAATKAQAEAKQLEIIEAEGAELVVLARYMQILSDNMCRNLSGRAINIHHSFLPSFKGAKPYYQAHDRGVKLIGATAHYVTADLDEGPIIEQDVARADHTDTVEDLTARGRDTESQVLARAVKWHSEHRVLLNGHRTVVFR